The Collimonas sp. PA-H2 genome contains a region encoding:
- a CDS encoding protease pro-enzyme activation domain-containing protein, protein MKSETAAETAAKKTAASFAIPRASALSLALSLAFASLSGLAHAAADDTWVATKTKAFLPQVQAKQKSTAVDAGMQTPAEAAVQMAQGEPVRVTLSLNLRNEAKLDQFLKDLHTPGSAAHRKFLTPAQFKAEYAPTEKDAATVVAHLRKAGFVNIKVSPNRQLVSASGTAATVQAGFHTSLKRFQQEGRPVFANTDAAQVPAALGHIVGSVLGLQNVELAHTNFVRQSQTQAGAAMQAKARTNATPVATSHSPAEFPGIYNAGSTPTASNTTVAIISEGDLTQTISDLNTFTDSNNFAAINTNVVQTGADGSDYSDTSGMVEWNLDSQTIAGTTGGAVQQLIFYASPDMQFSSITASYNQAVSDNLAKVINVSLGACEAAANSDGTQAADDNIFKQAVAQGQTFSVSTGDAGAYNCQVSSISGSPGVPKNKSTYDVSEPASSPYVIAVGGTTLYTNAGSYSSETVWNEGLRTIGQYDAAGDVDNTKRIWATGGGYSKFEAAPSYQSGVIAAGKTTRGLPDIAFDAASASGANLVINGSTTDQNGYLNTVGGTSLAAPIFTGVWARLQSANSNGLGFPAASFYKYFPLAANASLLHDVTSGTNGYSSSYGYKAGKGWDAVTGFGSLNIGNLNAFVANTADFAR, encoded by the coding sequence ATGAAATCGGAAACAGCAGCGGAAACAGCAGCGAAAAAAACAGCAGCAAGCTTTGCGATTCCCCGTGCTTCGGCATTGTCATTAGCGCTGTCACTGGCGTTTGCATCCTTGTCCGGCCTTGCCCACGCCGCCGCCGACGATACCTGGGTCGCCACCAAGACCAAGGCGTTCCTGCCGCAAGTACAGGCGAAACAGAAAAGCACGGCAGTCGACGCCGGCATGCAGACACCGGCAGAAGCCGCGGTACAAATGGCGCAAGGCGAACCGGTGCGTGTCACCCTGAGCCTAAACCTGCGCAACGAAGCCAAGCTCGATCAATTCCTGAAGGACCTGCATACGCCAGGCAGCGCGGCTCACCGCAAGTTCCTGACGCCGGCCCAGTTCAAAGCTGAATATGCGCCTACGGAAAAAGATGCGGCGACAGTAGTGGCGCACTTGCGCAAGGCCGGCTTTGTGAATATCAAAGTCTCGCCGAATCGCCAGCTGGTGTCAGCCTCAGGCACCGCAGCTACCGTGCAAGCCGGTTTCCATACTTCGCTGAAACGCTTCCAGCAAGAGGGCCGCCCGGTGTTCGCCAATACCGACGCCGCCCAAGTGCCGGCAGCCCTGGGCCATATCGTCGGCTCGGTGCTCGGCCTGCAGAACGTCGAGCTGGCCCATACCAACTTTGTCAGGCAGTCGCAGACACAAGCCGGCGCTGCAATGCAAGCCAAGGCCCGCACCAACGCCACGCCAGTGGCGACTTCGCACAGCCCGGCGGAATTCCCTGGCATCTATAACGCAGGCAGCACGCCGACCGCCTCGAACACCACCGTCGCCATCATTTCCGAAGGCGACCTGACGCAGACTATCTCTGACCTGAACACCTTCACCGACAGCAATAATTTTGCCGCCATCAACACCAACGTGGTGCAAACCGGCGCCGACGGCAGCGACTACAGCGACACCTCCGGCATGGTCGAGTGGAACCTGGACAGCCAGACCATTGCCGGCACTACCGGCGGCGCGGTGCAACAGCTGATTTTCTACGCGTCGCCAGACATGCAGTTCAGCAGCATCACCGCTTCCTACAACCAGGCTGTGTCCGACAACCTGGCCAAGGTCATCAACGTCTCGCTGGGTGCTTGCGAAGCAGCAGCCAACAGCGACGGCACCCAAGCAGCCGACGACAACATTTTCAAGCAGGCAGTTGCGCAAGGCCAGACCTTCTCCGTATCGACCGGCGATGCCGGCGCCTATAACTGCCAGGTCAGTTCGATTTCCGGTTCGCCTGGCGTGCCGAAAAACAAATCGACCTATGACGTCAGCGAACCGGCCAGCTCGCCTTACGTGATTGCCGTCGGCGGCACCACCCTGTACACCAACGCCGGCTCCTACAGCAGCGAAACCGTGTGGAATGAAGGCTTGCGGACGATCGGCCAGTACGACGCTGCCGGCGATGTCGACAACACCAAGCGCATCTGGGCCACCGGCGGCGGCTACAGCAAATTCGAAGCGGCACCGAGCTACCAGTCCGGCGTGATTGCAGCAGGCAAGACTACCCGCGGCTTGCCGGACATCGCCTTCGACGCCGCCAGCGCCAGCGGCGCCAACCTGGTCATCAACGGCAGCACCACCGACCAGAACGGCTACCTCAACACGGTTGGCGGCACCAGCCTGGCGGCGCCGATCTTCACCGGCGTGTGGGCGCGCCTGCAATCGGCCAATTCCAACGGCCTGGGCTTCCCTGCCGCCAGCTTCTACAAGTACTTCCCGCTGGCAGCCAACGCCTCGCTGTTGCATGACGTGACTTCCGGCACCAACGGCTACAGCAGCTCCTACGGCTACAAGGCTGGCAAGGGCTGGGATGCAGTGACCGGCTTCGGCAGCCTGAACATCGGCAACCTGAATGCCTTCGTTGCCAACACCGCGGATTTCGCGCGTTGA
- a CDS encoding CPBP family intramembrane glutamic endopeptidase, with the protein MSILESRRAAVSMAGVLLVLIAASLPYAKWVDEFQSVTHLIFHELIWWGIVFLVLAYVHFVEKRPLASIGLRAPKWTDLPTAVVFGIVTLAGLIAIINIGLPALGLQLNGENVSQISNTPFWWRVISVVRAAASEEMLFRGYAIERIQELTKSKMAAAIITCIVFTLAHVGPWGWSHILVAGFGGIAFTLLYLWKRNLCLNVIAHFMVDAAAFL; encoded by the coding sequence ATGAGCATTTTAGAATCACGGCGCGCAGCCGTATCCATGGCAGGAGTATTGCTGGTGCTGATTGCCGCAAGCCTGCCTTATGCAAAATGGGTGGACGAATTTCAAAGCGTGACCCATTTGATTTTTCACGAGTTGATCTGGTGGGGAATTGTTTTTCTGGTTTTGGCATATGTACACTTTGTCGAGAAGAGGCCGCTCGCTTCGATTGGATTGCGCGCGCCAAAATGGACAGATTTACCGACCGCCGTTGTTTTTGGGATTGTTACGCTGGCTGGGCTGATAGCTATCATTAATATTGGCTTGCCTGCGCTCGGGCTGCAGCTTAATGGGGAGAACGTGTCGCAAATAAGCAATACTCCATTCTGGTGGAGGGTAATTTCTGTTGTCAGGGCGGCGGCTTCCGAGGAAATGCTATTTCGCGGATACGCAATTGAACGCATTCAGGAGCTTACGAAAAGCAAGATGGCGGCAGCAATTATTACTTGCATCGTTTTTACTTTGGCCCACGTTGGCCCATGGGGTTGGTCGCATATTCTTGTTGCGGGGTTCGGCGGTATTGCATTCACCCTCTTGTATCTGTGGAAAAGAAACCTTTGCTTGAATGTCATTGCACATTTTATGGTCGACGCTGCTGCGTTTCTTTGA